From Veillonella dispar, one genomic window encodes:
- a CDS encoding MBL fold metallo-hydrolase: MNIIKRPLGLYKANCYVLVKEGKSLIIDPGFHSKHIIEMVGDSEPIAVLLTHGHCDHVSALDEVCEHYNIPAYLHPLDQELLQLIRRRPSVYKKKMYTNCNDLVTGKLQLGPFEVIVHHTPGHSAGSVCFEIEGHLFSGDTVFKQNVGNTDNYNSNPEDLITSLKYILTLSKDLIIDPGHKESTTLKDEEEFIKNIVG, from the coding sequence ATGAATATTATAAAACGCCCTCTAGGGCTTTATAAAGCGAATTGCTACGTACTCGTTAAAGAGGGTAAATCTTTAATAATTGATCCTGGATTTCATAGTAAGCATATCATTGAAATGGTAGGGGATTCTGAACCAATAGCAGTTCTATTGACACATGGTCATTGTGACCATGTGTCAGCTCTAGATGAGGTATGTGAGCATTATAATATTCCTGCTTATTTACATCCTTTAGATCAAGAATTATTACAATTAATTCGTCGCAGACCAAGTGTTTACAAGAAGAAAATGTATACTAATTGTAACGATTTAGTAACAGGTAAACTACAATTAGGACCCTTTGAAGTTATTGTCCATCACACACCTGGTCATAGTGCTGGTTCTGTTTGTTTTGAAATAGAAGGACATCTATTTTCAGGGGATACTGTATTCAAACAAAATGTAGGGAATACTGACAATTATAATAGTAATCCAGAAGATTTGATTACTAGTTTGAAGTATATATTAACCTTGTCTAAGGATTTAATAATCGACCCAGGACATAAAGAATCCACAACATTAAAAGATGAAGAAGAATTCATCAAAAATATTGTAGGATAG
- a CDS encoding TrkH family potassium uptake protein: MRIQIVMSLVGRLLYIFGIFTLIPFIYSVVFETAYWSFLITTGISFGLGGLLSYYGKESQSFSLRDGYLVVSATWILTVILGSLPFLGSGILVNVFDALFEATSGITATGATIINSVDDLPNTFVLWRGLMHWIGGMGIIVLILSFLKNLGADAAHMFNAEASVPKPGVVMPRIQSMATKLWRLYIVFTGVCFLMLWAGGIEPFDALNYAFSIISTGGFTPTSAGTFVYEQNNYICFVFIFFMILAGGNFSVYYNALHKGIRILIDDFETRMYWLVILIGIIIIGLSLALQSTINDPIQIIRDASFNLVSIQTGSGFAVSDYDLWPAAAQMMLFISSFFGGCSGSTTGGVKIIRLIILIKSSIIYLRKSIHPDMVQVVRINGKPMPTKWIQMTQQFLFLYLMIYVISVFLMTCTGLSTYDSMQVITAFLSNVGLGFGGFGPTDSFGAMPDSAKCIAIVDMILGRLELFTILVMLHPQFWEGYFIKKQSSKRYRVL; encoded by the coding sequence ATGCGCATTCAAATTGTCATGTCCTTAGTGGGGCGGCTATTATATATATTTGGGATTTTTACATTGATACCCTTTATATATAGTGTCGTATTTGAAACTGCATATTGGTCATTTTTGATTACCACCGGTATTTCATTCGGCTTAGGTGGACTTTTATCTTATTATGGCAAAGAAAGTCAAAGTTTTAGTCTTCGCGATGGGTATTTAGTAGTATCAGCTACATGGATATTAACCGTTATCTTAGGCTCCTTACCATTTCTTGGTAGTGGTATTTTAGTCAATGTGTTTGATGCGCTGTTTGAAGCTACATCTGGGATTACTGCAACTGGTGCTACTATTATTAATAGTGTAGATGATTTACCGAATACATTTGTATTATGGCGTGGACTTATGCACTGGATTGGTGGGATGGGGATTATCGTCCTTATTTTATCCTTCTTGAAAAATCTTGGTGCTGACGCAGCTCATATGTTTAATGCAGAAGCTTCGGTACCAAAACCAGGTGTAGTTATGCCTCGTATTCAATCAATGGCTACAAAACTTTGGCGGTTATATATTGTGTTCACTGGAGTTTGTTTCCTCATGCTATGGGCGGGTGGAATCGAACCATTTGATGCACTTAATTATGCATTTTCTATTATATCTACAGGTGGTTTTACACCTACATCAGCTGGTACGTTTGTTTATGAGCAGAATAACTATATTTGCTTTGTATTTATTTTCTTTATGATATTAGCAGGCGGAAATTTTTCTGTATACTATAATGCTCTTCATAAAGGGATTCGTATTTTAATTGATGATTTTGAAACACGCATGTATTGGCTTGTAATTCTAATAGGCATTATAATTATTGGATTATCATTAGCCTTACAATCTACTATAAATGATCCAATACAAATTATTAGGGATGCGTCCTTCAATCTTGTATCGATTCAAACTGGTAGTGGATTTGCTGTAAGTGATTATGATTTATGGCCTGCTGCAGCTCAGATGATGCTCTTTATTTCATCATTTTTTGGTGGTTGTAGTGGTTCTACCACAGGGGGCGTTAAAATTATACGTCTCATTATTTTAATTAAAAGTAGTATCATTTACCTGCGTAAATCGATTCATCCAGATATGGTTCAAGTTGTACGCATCAATGGTAAACCAATGCCTACCAAGTGGATTCAAATGACACAACAATTTTTATTTTTATACTTAATGATTTATGTTATTTCTGTCTTTTTGATGACTTGCACTGGTTTATCCACATATGATTCTATGCAAGTGATAACAGCATTCTTAAGTAATGTTGGCCTTGGTTTTGGTGGATTTGGTCCCACTGATTCCTTTGGTGCTATGCCTGACTCAGCAAAATGTATAGCTATTGTTGATATGATATTGGGGCGTTTAGAATTATTTACCATTCTTGTTATGCTTCATCCTCAATTCTGGGAAGGGTATTTTATAAAAAAACAATCTTCCAAGCGGTATCGTGTTCTATAG
- the trkA gene encoding Trk system potassium transporter TrkA, whose protein sequence is MKIVIVGAGKVGYSLAQRLIQDDHDVYVIDRSSERIQNLENTLDVSLVQGNGSDIQLLNEIGMEDVGMFIAVTDSDEVNMLSCAVAKITGVPTTIARVRDNTVAEHMDDEMRAKLGVDLFINPEMVTAQELLQILETPSAIDVEDFGQGAVRLMEFKITDDIPLIGKPLKEIQFPEGVLLVGVLRYGEMIIPHGESILQPDDSVFFLGLKEAVEEVESLWFHNHNTFYKRAVIIGAGLLGRNLTVLLEQAGFSVKVIEKNFDRCEQLANLVDKTIVINGDATDFDLLEAEEIADSDVIIALTDDDKLNLLVALVGKHMGIPKTVVRVGRPEYIMLMEQVGIDVVFSPRLFTASQILRFVRSGEGVLSISTFEGGKAESIEVAITSESPVAGKQLKDIRLPGKALVGVILRGDEAIVPRGNTEILDGDHIVLFALPESVSKLLKYLT, encoded by the coding sequence ATGAAAATTGTCATTGTAGGTGCTGGTAAGGTTGGCTATTCCTTGGCACAACGCCTGATACAAGATGATCATGATGTGTACGTTATCGATCGGTCATCAGAACGCATACAAAATCTTGAAAATACCTTAGATGTTAGCCTTGTTCAAGGTAACGGCAGTGATATACAATTGCTCAATGAAATCGGTATGGAAGATGTAGGAATGTTTATTGCTGTTACCGATTCTGATGAAGTAAATATGCTATCCTGTGCTGTAGCTAAGATTACAGGTGTTCCTACAACGATTGCTCGTGTTCGGGATAATACTGTAGCAGAACATATGGATGATGAGATGCGTGCCAAATTAGGCGTAGATTTGTTCATTAATCCTGAAATGGTTACGGCTCAAGAGCTTTTACAAATTTTAGAAACGCCTTCAGCTATTGATGTTGAGGACTTTGGTCAAGGCGCTGTGCGCCTCATGGAATTTAAGATTACAGATGATATTCCATTAATCGGAAAACCTTTAAAAGAAATCCAATTCCCTGAAGGTGTTTTACTAGTAGGTGTTTTACGCTATGGTGAAATGATTATTCCTCATGGTGAAAGTATTCTACAGCCTGATGATAGTGTATTCTTCTTAGGCTTGAAAGAAGCCGTTGAAGAGGTAGAAAGTCTTTGGTTCCATAATCATAATACATTCTATAAAAGAGCTGTTATCATTGGAGCTGGCCTTTTAGGTAGAAATTTAACGGTCCTTTTGGAGCAAGCTGGATTTTCGGTTAAAGTTATTGAAAAGAATTTTGACCGTTGTGAACAGCTAGCAAACCTTGTGGATAAGACAATTGTTATTAATGGGGATGCTACGGATTTCGATCTCTTAGAAGCAGAAGAGATTGCTGATAGTGATGTTATCATTGCACTTACGGATGATGACAAGCTTAACTTGTTAGTCGCTCTTGTAGGTAAACATATGGGGATCCCTAAGACTGTAGTACGTGTAGGGCGACCTGAATACATTATGCTTATGGAACAAGTAGGCATTGATGTCGTATTCTCTCCACGTTTATTTACAGCTAGTCAAATTTTACGTTTTGTTCGAAGCGGAGAAGGTGTTTTATCAATCTCTACCTTTGAAGGTGGGAAAGCGGAATCTATTGAGGTTGCTATTACAAGTGAATCACCTGTAGCCGGTAAACAATTGAAAGATATACGTTTACCAGGGAAGGCTTTAGTAGGTGTTATTTTGCGTGGTGATGAAGCCATTGTGCCACGTGGTAATACTGAGATTTTAGATGGAGATCACATTGTTCTCTTTGCGTTACCTGAATCAGTAAGTAAATTACTTAAATATCTAACCTAG
- a CDS encoding CvfB family protein, with product MATELLENTIATLKVLRTSDQGAFLDGQTGNTNDDILLHKDQQTSPVAIGDEVEVFLYRDPKGRLTASMRLPAMKVGQIGYVEVINTTNFGCFVEVGTERGIFMPHAEMRGRPQVGEKVWVRLYTDKSGRFAVSMDVDDEMRRASKAATEAKVGQLVKGAIYNLTSDGAFFITPERWIAFLHRSEMTRKLKVGEMVEGRVTFKRDDGRINVSMRPTKEKALISDGDIIMEYLLNRGGKMPYSDESSAMLIKDKFNISKAAFKRALGHLMKEKKIVQDDGWTLLTEIGRQWTPPVSNESQEEE from the coding sequence ATGGCTACAGAATTGTTGGAAAATACAATTGCCACATTAAAAGTATTGCGTACTAGTGACCAAGGGGCCTTTCTAGATGGTCAAACAGGCAATACAAATGATGATATTTTGCTTCATAAGGATCAACAAACATCTCCAGTTGCTATTGGTGATGAGGTAGAGGTATTTTTATATCGCGATCCAAAAGGACGTTTAACTGCGTCTATGCGTTTACCTGCGATGAAGGTAGGTCAAATTGGCTATGTTGAGGTAATCAACACTACAAACTTTGGCTGTTTCGTTGAGGTTGGCACTGAGCGTGGTATCTTTATGCCACATGCTGAGATGCGTGGACGTCCTCAAGTTGGTGAAAAGGTTTGGGTTCGCCTATATACTGATAAATCTGGTCGATTTGCAGTATCTATGGATGTAGATGATGAAATGCGTCGTGCTTCTAAGGCCGCTACAGAGGCTAAGGTAGGACAACTAGTTAAGGGTGCTATTTATAACTTAACTAGTGATGGGGCATTCTTTATTACTCCAGAACGATGGATAGCCTTTTTACATCGCTCAGAAATGACGAGAAAACTAAAGGTTGGGGAGATGGTTGAAGGTCGCGTTACCTTTAAACGTGATGATGGCCGAATCAATGTATCCATGCGCCCTACCAAGGAAAAGGCCCTCATATCTGATGGAGATATTATTATGGAATATCTTCTTAACCGTGGTGGTAAGATGCCGTATAGTGATGAATCTTCTGCTATGTTGATTAAAGATAAGTTTAACATCAGCAAAGCCGCGTTTAAACGTGCTTTAGGGCATTTGATGAAAGAGAAAAAGATTGTTCAAGATGATGGTTGGACATTATTAACTGAAATAGGACGTCAATGGACACCTCCTGTTAGTAATGAATCACAAGAAGAGGAATAA
- the rsfS gene encoding ribosome silencing factor, which yields MKNKEEIKEIVLQLAQAAFDKKGRDIEILDLEGVSMLGDYFLIASANNIKQSQSIADEMEDKAAELGMTVNHREGYREGEWILLDFGDVICHVFGGDELREFYGLEELWNDAVRVPFEGV from the coding sequence ATGAAAAATAAAGAAGAAATTAAAGAAATCGTATTACAATTAGCACAAGCTGCTTTCGATAAAAAAGGTAGAGATATTGAAATCCTCGATTTAGAAGGTGTATCTATGTTAGGTGATTACTTCCTAATTGCTAGTGCGAATAATATCAAGCAATCTCAAAGTATTGCTGATGAAATGGAAGATAAAGCAGCAGAATTGGGCATGACAGTCAACCACAGAGAAGGTTACCGTGAAGGGGAATGGATTTTACTTGATTTTGGCGATGTTATTTGTCATGTCTTTGGTGGTGATGAATTGCGTGAATTCTACGGTTTAGAAGAGTTGTGGAATGATGCAGTTCGAGTTCCATTTGAAGGAGTATAA
- a CDS encoding LCP family protein, whose protein sequence is MEERERARARRRRRRRQQKSSVKWPRIILAIIVLVALLGGIGYGLYTGVSYAYRAIVGTTESTDASGDNGNKQDGNTVSVEQKGLDKPLYILVVGTDDNNPSQSDSLFLLSINLDQKTMDVIGIPSNSKIDNRDQTDATMLNSIYEKGGIDLTKAVIEDMFHISIPYYVVVNQNAFKKTNDVLGNQQIYVEQNMEHVDADGNKDIDLQRGYQTLDSDKALAYLRYSDPKHDTFTRVQRQERFLKLWVEEEHNAFFLTNAWHIWRIWDHYDSNISTLDAIKLVYNASKINKEEIHFYILPGEKELVGDMTYWKVNPTEAQRLVGITMGNLPANEMTQFVTAPTNSTAKVAPESEHNGGTITKPTEPGDESSKKR, encoded by the coding sequence ATGGAAGAACGTGAACGAGCAAGAGCTCGCCGTCGAAGAAGAAGACGTCAACAAAAGTCATCTGTTAAATGGCCTAGAATTATATTAGCTATTATTGTACTAGTAGCATTACTTGGCGGTATAGGATACGGTTTGTATACTGGTGTATCTTATGCATATAGAGCTATTGTAGGTACTACCGAATCAACTGATGCATCTGGAGATAATGGAAATAAACAAGATGGTAATACTGTATCTGTAGAGCAAAAAGGCTTAGATAAACCGTTATATATTCTTGTTGTCGGTACTGATGATAATAATCCAAGTCAAAGTGATAGCTTATTCTTGTTGTCTATTAATTTAGATCAAAAGACTATGGATGTTATTGGCATCCCTAGTAATAGTAAAATTGATAACAGAGATCAGACTGATGCAACAATGCTCAATAGCATCTATGAAAAAGGTGGTATTGATTTAACAAAAGCTGTTATTGAAGATATGTTCCATATTTCTATACCATATTATGTTGTCGTTAACCAAAATGCTTTCAAAAAAACGAATGATGTATTAGGAAATCAACAAATCTATGTAGAACAAAATATGGAACACGTGGATGCAGACGGAAATAAAGATATCGATTTGCAACGAGGCTATCAAACATTAGATAGTGATAAAGCATTGGCTTATTTAAGATATTCTGATCCAAAACATGATACATTTACACGTGTACAACGACAAGAACGCTTTTTAAAACTATGGGTAGAAGAAGAGCATAATGCATTCTTCTTAACAAATGCATGGCATATTTGGCGTATTTGGGATCATTATGATAGCAATATTTCTACTTTAGATGCTATTAAGCTTGTGTATAATGCTAGCAAAATCAATAAGGAAGAAATCCATTTCTACATTCTTCCTGGAGAAAAAGAGCTAGTAGGAGATATGACATATTGGAAGGTAAATCCTACGGAAGCACAACGATTAGTAGGCATTACGATGGGAAATTTACCAGCTAATGAAATGACACAATTTGTAACAGCTCCAACTAATAGTACAGCCAAGGTTGCGCCTGAATCAGAACATAATGGTGGGACTATTACAAAGCCAACAGAACCTGGTGATGAGAGTAGTAAAAAACGGTAA
- the yqeK gene encoding bis(5'-nucleosyl)-tetraphosphatase (symmetrical) YqeK: MLSFDEIQVSVSQWLSKKRFKHTLGVVESATHLAELYGVDVEKARLAALLHDCAKELSLKEMQKLVSAESYEADQELLSNGNLLHGLAGMIRAKQEFSISDNEVLEAIRVHTTGKVHMSKLDKVIFLADYIEPNRDFPGVDELRKVADQNLDKAVLLGFDNTIIHLIEQKQSIYPLTILGRNDVLQSCK, from the coding sequence ATGTTATCATTTGATGAAATACAAGTTAGCGTGAGTCAATGGTTGAGTAAAAAACGTTTTAAGCATACTCTTGGCGTTGTTGAATCAGCCACTCATTTAGCTGAACTTTATGGCGTTGATGTGGAAAAGGCTAGATTAGCCGCATTGTTGCATGATTGTGCAAAGGAGCTTTCGCTGAAGGAAATGCAAAAGCTAGTTAGTGCTGAATCCTATGAGGCTGATCAAGAATTATTAAGCAATGGTAATCTTTTACATGGACTAGCCGGTATGATTCGTGCTAAACAAGAATTTTCCATATCTGATAATGAGGTTTTGGAAGCCATTAGGGTTCATACGACTGGTAAGGTACATATGTCTAAACTAGATAAAGTTATATTCTTAGCAGACTATATAGAACCTAATCGAGATTTTCCAGGTGTTGATGAATTGCGTAAAGTAGCGGATCAAAATTTAGATAAAGCTGTATTGCTTGGTTTTGATAACACTATTATTCATCTTATTGAGCAAAAACAATCTATTTATCCTTTGACCATTCTTGGTCGTAATGATGTGTTACAATCTTGTAAATAA
- the nadD gene encoding nicotinate-nucleotide adenylyltransferase — translation MVEKRRIGIIGGTFNPIHLGHLMIAEVACESFNLEKVIFVPARIPPHKQHDVIDSHHRYAMTAAAVSDNPNFEISDVEMRREGPSYTVDTIQHFKMLYGPNVEFYFIAGTDTIRALPTWKFIEELLNEVHFIGATRPDGSSAIDETLDILGPKAREKIHLMEVPEMKLSATYLRERLRSGKTVRYMLPKCVVEYIEENHIYGKE, via the coding sequence ATGGTAGAGAAACGTCGTATAGGTATCATAGGTGGAACATTTAATCCTATCCATTTAGGGCATCTAATGATTGCTGAGGTGGCTTGTGAAAGTTTTAACCTTGAGAAGGTTATTTTCGTGCCAGCACGGATACCACCTCATAAGCAACATGATGTAATAGATAGTCATCATCGATATGCTATGACAGCAGCAGCCGTGTCAGATAATCCAAATTTTGAAATTTCTGATGTAGAGATGCGTCGTGAAGGCCCTTCGTATACAGTTGATACGATTCAACATTTTAAGATGCTCTATGGACCAAATGTTGAATTTTACTTTATAGCGGGAACGGATACAATTCGTGCGTTGCCAACGTGGAAATTTATTGAGGAATTATTAAATGAGGTCCACTTTATTGGTGCTACAAGACCTGATGGATCTAGTGCAATTGATGAAACATTAGATATTTTAGGACCAAAAGCACGAGAAAAAATACATCTTATGGAGGTTCCTGAGATGAAATTATCTGCTACGTATTTGCGAGAGCGGTTACGTTCTGGAAAAACTGTTCGGTACATGTTGCCTAAATGTGTAGTGGAGTATATAGAAGAAAACCATATTTATGGGAAGGAATAA
- a CDS encoding glutamate-5-semialdehyde dehydrogenase: protein MNQYEEICKDMGQRAKAASFELAQIDQGTLDSALLAIADAVEAQADEIMAANQLDLDKSGDYNVPQTMIDRLTLTPSRISQMAEGVRQVAALESPVGSVIETITRPNGLTIEKRAVPFGVIGIIFEARPNVTIDAGVLCLKTSNATILRGGKEAFHTNQIIVTIMRNTLESLGITPDAIQLVEVLDRDMVGVLLHQREYIDVIIPRGGAGLIRRVVEESSIPVIETGSGVCHTYIDEYANLDMALEIAINAKVQRPSVCNSMETLLVHQAVAGEFLPRLDEVLQEYGVRIHGDTAVAQYMENTIPLTEDSFHTEYNDMDLNVRIVENLEEAINHVNCYSTHHSEAIVTDEPMRARVFMNLVDCSTVYHNASTRFTDGFEFGFGAEIGISTQKLHARGPMGLQALTSYKYFVFGEGQVRK from the coding sequence ATGAACCAGTATGAAGAAATTTGTAAAGATATGGGTCAAAGAGCTAAAGCGGCATCCTTTGAATTAGCTCAAATTGATCAAGGTACATTAGATTCTGCATTATTAGCAATCGCTGATGCTGTAGAAGCACAAGCCGATGAAATTATGGCTGCTAATCAGTTAGACTTAGATAAATCTGGTGATTATAATGTGCCTCAAACCATGATAGATCGACTAACATTGACACCTAGCCGTATTTCTCAAATGGCAGAAGGTGTTCGTCAAGTAGCTGCTCTTGAAAGTCCAGTAGGTTCGGTTATAGAAACAATTACACGGCCTAACGGTTTGACTATTGAAAAAAGAGCGGTACCTTTTGGTGTTATTGGCATTATTTTTGAGGCTCGTCCAAATGTAACAATTGATGCTGGTGTGCTTTGTTTAAAAACATCGAATGCTACGATACTGCGAGGTGGTAAGGAGGCATTCCATACCAACCAAATTATCGTGACTATTATGCGTAATACCTTAGAATCTTTAGGTATTACGCCAGATGCTATTCAACTTGTGGAAGTTCTTGATCGGGATATGGTTGGTGTATTATTGCACCAACGTGAATATATTGATGTCATCATTCCTCGTGGTGGAGCTGGACTGATTCGTCGTGTTGTAGAGGAAAGTAGTATTCCTGTTATTGAAACCGGTAGTGGTGTGTGTCATACATATATAGATGAATATGCGAATCTCGATATGGCATTAGAAATTGCAATCAATGCAAAGGTACAACGTCCGTCTGTATGTAACTCTATGGAAACATTGCTAGTACACCAAGCGGTGGCTGGTGAGTTTTTACCACGTCTTGATGAGGTTCTACAAGAATATGGCGTCCGAATTCACGGTGATACAGCTGTGGCTCAATATATGGAGAATACAATTCCTTTAACAGAGGATTCCTTCCATACTGAATATAACGATATGGACTTAAATGTACGTATTGTTGAAAATCTTGAAGAAGCCATTAATCATGTTAATTGTTATTCTACACATCATTCAGAGGCTATCGTAACAGATGAACCGATGCGTGCAAGAGTATTCATGAACTTAGTAGATTGTTCTACTGTGTATCATAATGCTTCTACGCGTTTTACTGATGGTTTTGAATTTGGTTTTGGTGCTGAAATCGGTATTAGTACTCAAAAGCTCCATGCTCGTGGGCCAATGGGATTACAAGCACTAACATCATATAAATACTTTGTATTTGGAGAAGGCCAAGTTCGAAAGTGA
- the proB gene encoding glutamate 5-kinase: protein MRSAIINAKRIVVKVGSSTLCYANGHLNLERIERLVRQLSDLANQGKEVILVSSGATGAGLAPLGFKEKPRDLVLKQAAAAVGQGILIHMYERMFREYGRTVGQILLTKEDSTGRHSYLNLRNTLHTLLQLNVIPIINENDVVAIEEFKIGDNDTLSATVAGIVDADLLIILSDIEGLYTANPATNSDATLIETVSEITDETYAIAGGAGSNMGTGGMYTKIKAAHMATNSGVPMVITSGEVEDSVRRVCKGEQIGTLFEAHDAGLSGKHHWLAFGKRLKGSITIDDGCARAVLDKGASILPAGIIDVDGSFGPGDTISIYHDGKEIGRGLINYGIEDMKAIKGHNTNDIAQILGINTTYDEAVHRNNLVLLH, encoded by the coding sequence ATGCGCAGTGCTATCATCAACGCAAAAAGAATAGTAGTTAAAGTAGGCAGTAGTACGCTTTGTTATGCTAATGGTCATTTAAACCTAGAACGCATTGAACGATTAGTACGCCAACTATCAGATTTAGCTAACCAAGGTAAAGAGGTTATCCTCGTTTCTTCTGGTGCAACAGGTGCTGGACTGGCCCCTTTAGGATTTAAGGAAAAACCTAGAGACCTTGTATTAAAACAAGCTGCTGCAGCAGTAGGACAAGGCATCCTTATTCATATGTATGAGCGTATGTTTCGTGAATATGGTCGTACAGTAGGTCAAATTCTTTTAACAAAAGAAGATAGTACTGGTCGCCATAGTTATCTTAATTTGCGTAATACATTACATACGTTATTGCAACTCAATGTTATTCCTATCATTAATGAAAATGACGTGGTTGCCATTGAAGAATTTAAAATCGGAGATAATGATACTTTATCTGCTACCGTAGCAGGTATTGTAGATGCTGATTTGCTTATCATTTTATCCGATATTGAAGGATTATATACAGCTAATCCAGCAACTAATTCAGATGCTACGTTAATAGAAACAGTTTCTGAAATTACTGATGAAACTTATGCCATTGCAGGTGGAGCAGGATCTAACATGGGTACTGGTGGTATGTATACTAAAATTAAAGCGGCTCATATGGCTACAAACTCAGGCGTACCGATGGTAATCACATCTGGTGAAGTGGAAGATTCTGTTCGTCGTGTATGTAAGGGCGAACAAATTGGTACTCTCTTTGAAGCGCATGATGCTGGGCTATCAGGTAAACATCATTGGCTTGCCTTTGGTAAACGATTGAAAGGGTCAATCACTATTGATGATGGTTGTGCACGTGCTGTATTAGATAAAGGGGCAAGCATTTTACCAGCTGGTATTATTGATGTAGATGGGTCATTTGGACCTGGTGATACAATTTCTATTTATCATGATGGTAAAGAAATTGGCCGTGGACTTATCAACTATGGCATCGAAGATATGAAGGCCATTAAAGGTCATAATACAAATGATATAGCTCAAATTTTAGGTATTAATACAACCTATGATGAAGCAGTACATCGTAATAATCTAGTTTTATTACATTGA
- the yhbY gene encoding ribosome assembly RNA-binding protein YhbY, producing the protein MTGKQKRYLRSLAATMPPVVQIGKNGLENSVIDSARAALMARELIKVKLLNNSPEDKTIFQELADMLGAELVQVIGFNGVLYKAKKEPKIILPK; encoded by the coding sequence ATGACAGGAAAACAAAAACGGTATTTACGTTCTTTGGCAGCAACAATGCCACCAGTAGTTCAAATTGGTAAAAATGGTTTAGAAAATAGTGTTATTGATAGTGCTCGCGCAGCATTAATGGCTCGTGAATTAATCAAGGTAAAATTACTCAACAATAGCCCTGAAGATAAGACGATTTTCCAAGAGTTAGCTGATATGCTTGGTGCCGAATTAGTCCAAGTTATCGGCTTTAACGGTGTATTATATAAAGCTAAAAAAGAACCAAAAATTATTCTACCTAAATAA